A section of the Harmonia axyridis chromosome 2, icHarAxyr1.1, whole genome shotgun sequence genome encodes:
- the LOC123672282 gene encoding LOW QUALITY PROTEIN: uncharacterized protein LOC123672282 (The sequence of the model RefSeq protein was modified relative to this genomic sequence to represent the inferred CDS: deleted 1 base in 1 codon; substituted 1 base at 1 genomic stop codon), whose translation MELKDNCAICRISMNRNKVVKLLPCNHLLHEKCAEPLRDPICPICRSAYAEKIAVARTIYNKHTSKDRQRITACANRGDDWVSLAETLNVKYKTAYEWVRSGREYMHDKGGRKPKKILNDEQMDILISWVEETCDLTIKQLQAKVFAEFNKTISSTTIANYLEGRVFTFKQVHTAPATMNTEENKLKRADYVRSLNNFISLGKQIVWIDQTNFNLFCRRSRGRSKAGTRAVQQLPAARGPNIHVIGAISAAGVIAMERRRGSFTALLANEWIQRLMNTWEELGNRSLSLXAEVVINATEANLLRLAPYSPMLNPIESIWAKLKMAVKTRLRIPEVTAPGIQEQRLQYLEQIIDSSKDTIMGGDCARAAQHTTTFHAAALALEDLPVGL comes from the exons ATGGAATTAAAAGATAATTGTGCAATTTGTAGAATATCGATGAATAGAAACAAAGTGGTCAAATTATTGCCATGCAATCACCTTTTACATGAGAAATGTGCAGAGCCATTGAGGGATCCAATTTGTCCGATTTGCAGATCTGCATATGCGGAAAAAATAGCAGTGGCCAGAACTATATATAATAAACACACAAGTAAAGACAGGCAGCGAATAACCGCATGTGCGAATAGAGGTGACGATTGGGTATCTCTGGCAGAAACTTTGAATGTGAAGTACAAAACGGCCTATGAATGGGTGAGATCAGGAAGAGAATATATGCATGACAAGGGTGGAAGAAAACCAAAAAAGATTTTGAATGATGAACAAATGGATATATTAATCTCATGGGTTGAGGAAACCTGCGACCTTACGATCAAACAGTTACAAGCTAAGGTATTCGCAGAgttcaataaaacaatttcgAGCACAACTATTGCAAATTATTTGGAAGGGAGAGTATTTACATTCAAACAGGTTCATACTGCACCAGCAACTATGAACACcgaagaaaataaattgaaacgtGCCGATTATGTGAGGTCTCTAAATAATTTCATCAGTCTAGGCAAACAAATTGTTTGGATCGACCagacaaatttcaatttattttgccGAAGATCTCGAGGACGTTCCAAAGCCGGTACTCGTGCAGTTCAACAGCTCCCGGCAGCAAGAGGTCCGAATATACATGTAATTGGTGCTATTTCTGCTGCTGGTGTGATTGCAATGGAACGTAGAAGAGGGTCTTTCACGGCGCTTTTAGCTAATGAGTGGATTCAAAGACTTATGAATACATGGGAAGAATTGGGCAATCGCTCCCTGTCACTCTAGGCT GAAGTTGTTATTAATGCAACGGAAGCAAATTTGTTGAGATTAGCTCCGTATTCTCCGATGCTAAACCCGATCGAATCAATTTGGGCAAAATTGAAAATGGCGGTGAAAACCAGACTTCGAATCCCTGAGGTGACGGCTCCAGGGATCCAAGAGCAAAGGTTGCAATATTTGGAGCAAATAATTGATTCAAGTAAAGACACAATTATGGGGGGCGATTGCGCACGTGCCGCTCAGCATACAACCACATTCCACGCAGCAGCGCTCGCTTTGGAAGATTTACCAGTTGGTCTATGA